A single region of the Oryzias latipes chromosome 19, ASM223467v1 genome encodes:
- the LOC101161013 gene encoding SUN domain-containing protein 1 isoform X1, with translation MSRRSLPLNESLLDGALTSGLNVGRGRSWSRLQRSAPVQRHSASCSESLLLGSPRRHTRQPVHNSSLHSMVTDTSLMSSLLEESSIQDSTMINTMWGLDQDGDPTENSMSEETCSRQRTQRCSKLFCRECISQPAARPCPTAATLHPEPSAVCQDRNRGSCTGNDCKKKQLSQMLAPSSYSPSSSSWSSLAVCVLGLVYNTAVRSARVLLRLSLQAAAALWPLIMTASSAPVRAGSFAAHQCRGLCRRWSQLTSRLHLTQFSLTLSWVLLPLLLLLSLGWFCFASFHLLLTSVNISAWTTAVSNTQDSSLSNSFFASQSWSAGDACEEPKEAEEEQLLEGPAESPAQKLSDAERLLHVEQSLAAVWKLVEAKGQRADQLQSKVSWYHSQLQQQPPSQREVELRLKRRLDRELMQLHRKLNEERELRKQQNRLQQQKHTSRLDQLEQQLQTLAYQIQELQATLETSTRNPPSAAVSLGGSSFHDALFAKVSQLEVAVGDIFRDMAHVSKRWDGCQQLDKIQQMISKQVSKLVGEEVRALVSGNQLTYRGDAVTLPEVLLTWLSQQFVSSTHLEAALLSLELSILQNVSLQLQQFEEMVGGAAPPGGGRPVTKEDVQVMLTDALRQFSEDRTGMADYALESAGGSILSTRCSETYETRAALLSMFGVPLWYFSQSPRTVIQPDVHPGNCWAFRGSTGFLVIRLSMSILPTAFTLEHIPKALTPGGMLLSAPRHFSVYGLTAENQEHGRLLGTFTYREDGEALQTFLVTEENKEFFQIIEVQVLSNWGHPDYTCMYRFRVHGTPTKEPGLH, from the exons ATGTCCCGCCGCAGCCTGCCGCTAAACGAAAGTCTTCTTGATGGCGCTCTCACAAGCGGCCTAAACGTGGGAAggggaagaagctggagcag GCTTCAGAGGTCTGCACCTGTTCAGCGTCACTCTGCTTCGTGCTCCGAGTCGCTCCTCCTTGGCTCTCCTCGAAGGCACACACGGCAGCCGGTCCACAACAGCAGCCTCCACAGCATGGTGACCGACACCTCTCTGATGTCCTCCCTCCTGGAGGAGTCCTCCATCCAAGACAGCACCATGATCAACACCATGTGGG GTCTGGACCAGGATGGGGATCCCACAG AGAATTCCATGTCGGAGGAGACCTGCAGCAGACAGCGGACTCAGCGGTGCAGCAAGCTTTTCTGCAGAGAATGCATCTCTCAGCCTGCAGCCAGGCCCTGCCCAACGGCTGCTACTCTACATCCAGAACCTTCCGCCGTCTGCCAGGACAGAAACCGGGGAAGCTGCACAG GTAACGACTGTAAGAAGAAGCAGCTCTCACAGATGCTAGCTCCTTCCTCCTACTCACCCTCCTCTTCCAGCTGGTCCTCcctggcagtgtgtgtgttgggcCTCGTGTACAACACCGCCGTTCGTTCAG CCCGGGTTCTCCTCCGACTGTCTCTGcaagctgctgcagctctgtggCCTCTCATCATGACCGCCTCCTCTGCTCCTGTCAGAGCTGGAAGCTTTGCAG CTCACCAGTGCAGAGGGCTCTGCAGACGATGGAGCCAGCTGACCTCCAGGCTCCACCTCACTCA GTTTTCTTTGACACTGTCCTGGGTtctgctgcctctgctgctTCTCCTCA gtcTGGGGTGGTTCTGTTTTGCCAGTTTCCACTTACTCCTCACATCTGTGAACATCTCGGCGTGGACGACGGCGGTGTCAAACACCCAGGATTCGTCCCTCTCCAACAGCTTCTTTGCCTCTCAGAGCTGGTCAGCAGGAGACGCCTGTGAGGAGCCGAAGGAGGCTGAAGAGGAGCAGCTGCTAGAAGGACCTGCAGAAAGTCCGGCTCAG AAGCTGTCTGACGCTGAGCGGCTCCTCCATGTGGAGCAGAGCCTGGCCGCTGTGTGGAAGCTGGTGGAAGCCAAAGGCCAGCGGGCAGACCAGCTACAAAGCAAGGTTAGCTGGTACCACtcccagctgcagcagcaacccCCCTCCCAGAGAGAGGTTGAGCTCCGGCTCAAACGGCGGCTGGACCGGGAGCTGATGCAGCTGCACAGGAAGCTGAATGAAGAGCGAGAGCTGAGGAAGCAG CAGAATCgcctacagcagcagaagcacaCGTCCCGTCTGGAccagctggagcagcagctgcagacgcTGGCCTACCAAATCCAG GAGCTGCAGGCTACACTAGAAACTTCCACCAGAAACCCACCCTCTGCTGCTGTCAG TCTAGGGGGCTCGTCCTTCCATGATGCCTTATTTGCCAAGGTTTCTCAGTTGGAGGTGGCTGTAGGGGACATTTTCCGGGACATGGCACATGTGTCCAAACGTTGGGATGGCTGCCAACAGCTGGACAAGATCCAGCAGATG ATTTCAAAGCAGGTTTCTAAGCTGGTTGGAGAGGAGGTCCGGGCTCTGGTTTCTGGTAACCAGCTGACGTATAGGGGCGATGCTGTGACCCTCCCAGAGGTGCTGCTCACGTGGTTGTCCCAGCAGTTTGTCAGCAGCACCCATCTTGAAGCGGCGCTGCTGTCTCTGGAGCTCAGCATTCTGCAGAACGtcagcctgcagctgcagcagtttGAGGAGATGGTGGGCGGAGCTGCTCCTCCGGGTGGAGGACGCCCTGTGACCAAGGAG GATGTCCAGGTGATGCTGACAGACGCTCTGCGACAGTTTTCCGAGGATCGGACCGGCATGGCAGACTACGCTTTAGAATCTGCAG GGGGCAGCATCCTGAGCACCCGCTGCTCAGAGACGTATGAGACCAGAGCGGCTCTGCTCAGCATGTTCGGTGTGCCGCTCTGGTACTTCTCTCAGTCTCCTCGTACTGTCATCCAG CCTGATGTTCATCCTGGAAACTGCTGGGCTTTCAGAGGCTCCACGGGCTTCCTGGTGATCCGGCTTTCTATGAGCATTCTTCCCACTGCCTTCACGCTGGAGCACATCCCCAAAGCTCTGACGCCCGGTGGGATGCTGCTCAGCGCCCCCCGACACTTCAGTGTTTAT gGGCTGACGGCGGAGAATCAGGAGCACGGTCGGCTGCTTGGCACCTTCACCTACAGGGAGGATGGAGAAGCTTTGCAGACGTTCCTCGTTACA
- the LOC101161013 gene encoding SUN domain-containing protein 1 isoform X3, with amino-acid sequence MSRRSLPLNESLLDGALTSGLNVGRGRSWSRLQRSAPVQRHSASCSESLLLGSPRRHTRQPVHNSSLHSMVTDTSLMSSLLEESSIQDSTMINTMWENSMSEETCSRQRTQRCSKLFCRECISQPAARPCPTAATLHPEPSAVCQDRNRGSCTGNDCKKKQLSQMLAPSSYSPSSSSWSSLAVCVLGLVYNTAVRSARVLLRLSLQAAAALWPLIMTASSAPVRAGSFAAHQCRGLCRRWSQLTSRLHLTQFSLTLSWVLLPLLLLLSLGWFCFASFHLLLTSVNISAWTTAVSNTQDSSLSNSFFASQSWSAGDACEEPKEAEEEQLLEGPAESPAQKLSDAERLLHVEQSLAAVWKLVEAKGQRADQLQSKVSWYHSQLQQQPPSQREVELRLKRRLDRELMQLHRKLNEERELRKQQNRLQQQKHTSRLDQLEQQLQTLAYQIQELQATLETSTRNPPSAAVSLGGSSFHDALFAKVSQLEVAVGDIFRDMAHVSKRWDGCQQLDKIQQMISKQVSKLVGEEVRALVSGNQLTYRGDAVTLPEVLLTWLSQQFVSSTHLEAALLSLELSILQNVSLQLQQFEEMVGGAAPPGGGRPVTKEDVQVMLTDALRQFSEDRTGMADYALESAGGSILSTRCSETYETRAALLSMFGVPLWYFSQSPRTVIQPDVHPGNCWAFRGSTGFLVIRLSMSILPTAFTLEHIPKALTPGGMLLSAPRHFSVYGLTAENQEHGRLLGTFTYREDGEALQTFLVTEENKEFFQIIEVQVLSNWGHPDYTCMYRFRVHGTPTKEPGLH; translated from the exons ATGTCCCGCCGCAGCCTGCCGCTAAACGAAAGTCTTCTTGATGGCGCTCTCACAAGCGGCCTAAACGTGGGAAggggaagaagctggagcag GCTTCAGAGGTCTGCACCTGTTCAGCGTCACTCTGCTTCGTGCTCCGAGTCGCTCCTCCTTGGCTCTCCTCGAAGGCACACACGGCAGCCGGTCCACAACAGCAGCCTCCACAGCATGGTGACCGACACCTCTCTGATGTCCTCCCTCCTGGAGGAGTCCTCCATCCAAGACAGCACCATGATCAACACCATGTGGG AGAATTCCATGTCGGAGGAGACCTGCAGCAGACAGCGGACTCAGCGGTGCAGCAAGCTTTTCTGCAGAGAATGCATCTCTCAGCCTGCAGCCAGGCCCTGCCCAACGGCTGCTACTCTACATCCAGAACCTTCCGCCGTCTGCCAGGACAGAAACCGGGGAAGCTGCACAG GTAACGACTGTAAGAAGAAGCAGCTCTCACAGATGCTAGCTCCTTCCTCCTACTCACCCTCCTCTTCCAGCTGGTCCTCcctggcagtgtgtgtgttgggcCTCGTGTACAACACCGCCGTTCGTTCAG CCCGGGTTCTCCTCCGACTGTCTCTGcaagctgctgcagctctgtggCCTCTCATCATGACCGCCTCCTCTGCTCCTGTCAGAGCTGGAAGCTTTGCAG CTCACCAGTGCAGAGGGCTCTGCAGACGATGGAGCCAGCTGACCTCCAGGCTCCACCTCACTCA GTTTTCTTTGACACTGTCCTGGGTtctgctgcctctgctgctTCTCCTCA gtcTGGGGTGGTTCTGTTTTGCCAGTTTCCACTTACTCCTCACATCTGTGAACATCTCGGCGTGGACGACGGCGGTGTCAAACACCCAGGATTCGTCCCTCTCCAACAGCTTCTTTGCCTCTCAGAGCTGGTCAGCAGGAGACGCCTGTGAGGAGCCGAAGGAGGCTGAAGAGGAGCAGCTGCTAGAAGGACCTGCAGAAAGTCCGGCTCAG AAGCTGTCTGACGCTGAGCGGCTCCTCCATGTGGAGCAGAGCCTGGCCGCTGTGTGGAAGCTGGTGGAAGCCAAAGGCCAGCGGGCAGACCAGCTACAAAGCAAGGTTAGCTGGTACCACtcccagctgcagcagcaacccCCCTCCCAGAGAGAGGTTGAGCTCCGGCTCAAACGGCGGCTGGACCGGGAGCTGATGCAGCTGCACAGGAAGCTGAATGAAGAGCGAGAGCTGAGGAAGCAG CAGAATCgcctacagcagcagaagcacaCGTCCCGTCTGGAccagctggagcagcagctgcagacgcTGGCCTACCAAATCCAG GAGCTGCAGGCTACACTAGAAACTTCCACCAGAAACCCACCCTCTGCTGCTGTCAG TCTAGGGGGCTCGTCCTTCCATGATGCCTTATTTGCCAAGGTTTCTCAGTTGGAGGTGGCTGTAGGGGACATTTTCCGGGACATGGCACATGTGTCCAAACGTTGGGATGGCTGCCAACAGCTGGACAAGATCCAGCAGATG ATTTCAAAGCAGGTTTCTAAGCTGGTTGGAGAGGAGGTCCGGGCTCTGGTTTCTGGTAACCAGCTGACGTATAGGGGCGATGCTGTGACCCTCCCAGAGGTGCTGCTCACGTGGTTGTCCCAGCAGTTTGTCAGCAGCACCCATCTTGAAGCGGCGCTGCTGTCTCTGGAGCTCAGCATTCTGCAGAACGtcagcctgcagctgcagcagtttGAGGAGATGGTGGGCGGAGCTGCTCCTCCGGGTGGAGGACGCCCTGTGACCAAGGAG GATGTCCAGGTGATGCTGACAGACGCTCTGCGACAGTTTTCCGAGGATCGGACCGGCATGGCAGACTACGCTTTAGAATCTGCAG GGGGCAGCATCCTGAGCACCCGCTGCTCAGAGACGTATGAGACCAGAGCGGCTCTGCTCAGCATGTTCGGTGTGCCGCTCTGGTACTTCTCTCAGTCTCCTCGTACTGTCATCCAG CCTGATGTTCATCCTGGAAACTGCTGGGCTTTCAGAGGCTCCACGGGCTTCCTGGTGATCCGGCTTTCTATGAGCATTCTTCCCACTGCCTTCACGCTGGAGCACATCCCCAAAGCTCTGACGCCCGGTGGGATGCTGCTCAGCGCCCCCCGACACTTCAGTGTTTAT gGGCTGACGGCGGAGAATCAGGAGCACGGTCGGCTGCTTGGCACCTTCACCTACAGGGAGGATGGAGAAGCTTTGCAGACGTTCCTCGTTACA
- the LOC101161013 gene encoding SUN domain-containing protein 1 isoform X5: MSRRSLPLNESLLDGALTSGLNVGRGRSWSRLQRSAPVQRHSASCSESLLLGSPRRHTRQPVHNSSLHSMVTDTSLMSSLLEESSIQDSTMINTMWGLDQDGDPTENSMSEETCSRQRTQRCSKLFCRECISQPAARPCPTAATLHPEPSAVCQDRNRGSCTAHQCRGLCRRWSQLTSRLHLTQFSLTLSWVLLPLLLLLSLGWFCFASFHLLLTSVNISAWTTAVSNTQDSSLSNSFFASQSWSAGDACEEPKEAEEEQLLEGPAESPAQKLSDAERLLHVEQSLAAVWKLVEAKGQRADQLQSKVSWYHSQLQQQPPSQREVELRLKRRLDRELMQLHRKLNEERELRKQQNRLQQQKHTSRLDQLEQQLQTLAYQIQELQATLETSTRNPPSAAVSLGGSSFHDALFAKVSQLEVAVGDIFRDMAHVSKRWDGCQQLDKIQQMISKQVSKLVGEEVRALVSGNQLTYRGDAVTLPEVLLTWLSQQFVSSTHLEAALLSLELSILQNVSLQLQQFEEMVGGAAPPGGGRPVTKEDVQVMLTDALRQFSEDRTGMADYALESAGGSILSTRCSETYETRAALLSMFGVPLWYFSQSPRTVIQPDVHPGNCWAFRGSTGFLVIRLSMSILPTAFTLEHIPKALTPGGMLLSAPRHFSVYGLTAENQEHGRLLGTFTYREDGEALQTFLVTEENKEFFQIIEVQVLSNWGHPDYTCMYRFRVHGTPTKEPGLH, translated from the exons ATGTCCCGCCGCAGCCTGCCGCTAAACGAAAGTCTTCTTGATGGCGCTCTCACAAGCGGCCTAAACGTGGGAAggggaagaagctggagcag GCTTCAGAGGTCTGCACCTGTTCAGCGTCACTCTGCTTCGTGCTCCGAGTCGCTCCTCCTTGGCTCTCCTCGAAGGCACACACGGCAGCCGGTCCACAACAGCAGCCTCCACAGCATGGTGACCGACACCTCTCTGATGTCCTCCCTCCTGGAGGAGTCCTCCATCCAAGACAGCACCATGATCAACACCATGTGGG GTCTGGACCAGGATGGGGATCCCACAG AGAATTCCATGTCGGAGGAGACCTGCAGCAGACAGCGGACTCAGCGGTGCAGCAAGCTTTTCTGCAGAGAATGCATCTCTCAGCCTGCAGCCAGGCCCTGCCCAACGGCTGCTACTCTACATCCAGAACCTTCCGCCGTCTGCCAGGACAGAAACCGGGGAAGCTGCACAG CTCACCAGTGCAGAGGGCTCTGCAGACGATGGAGCCAGCTGACCTCCAGGCTCCACCTCACTCA GTTTTCTTTGACACTGTCCTGGGTtctgctgcctctgctgctTCTCCTCA gtcTGGGGTGGTTCTGTTTTGCCAGTTTCCACTTACTCCTCACATCTGTGAACATCTCGGCGTGGACGACGGCGGTGTCAAACACCCAGGATTCGTCCCTCTCCAACAGCTTCTTTGCCTCTCAGAGCTGGTCAGCAGGAGACGCCTGTGAGGAGCCGAAGGAGGCTGAAGAGGAGCAGCTGCTAGAAGGACCTGCAGAAAGTCCGGCTCAG AAGCTGTCTGACGCTGAGCGGCTCCTCCATGTGGAGCAGAGCCTGGCCGCTGTGTGGAAGCTGGTGGAAGCCAAAGGCCAGCGGGCAGACCAGCTACAAAGCAAGGTTAGCTGGTACCACtcccagctgcagcagcaacccCCCTCCCAGAGAGAGGTTGAGCTCCGGCTCAAACGGCGGCTGGACCGGGAGCTGATGCAGCTGCACAGGAAGCTGAATGAAGAGCGAGAGCTGAGGAAGCAG CAGAATCgcctacagcagcagaagcacaCGTCCCGTCTGGAccagctggagcagcagctgcagacgcTGGCCTACCAAATCCAG GAGCTGCAGGCTACACTAGAAACTTCCACCAGAAACCCACCCTCTGCTGCTGTCAG TCTAGGGGGCTCGTCCTTCCATGATGCCTTATTTGCCAAGGTTTCTCAGTTGGAGGTGGCTGTAGGGGACATTTTCCGGGACATGGCACATGTGTCCAAACGTTGGGATGGCTGCCAACAGCTGGACAAGATCCAGCAGATG ATTTCAAAGCAGGTTTCTAAGCTGGTTGGAGAGGAGGTCCGGGCTCTGGTTTCTGGTAACCAGCTGACGTATAGGGGCGATGCTGTGACCCTCCCAGAGGTGCTGCTCACGTGGTTGTCCCAGCAGTTTGTCAGCAGCACCCATCTTGAAGCGGCGCTGCTGTCTCTGGAGCTCAGCATTCTGCAGAACGtcagcctgcagctgcagcagtttGAGGAGATGGTGGGCGGAGCTGCTCCTCCGGGTGGAGGACGCCCTGTGACCAAGGAG GATGTCCAGGTGATGCTGACAGACGCTCTGCGACAGTTTTCCGAGGATCGGACCGGCATGGCAGACTACGCTTTAGAATCTGCAG GGGGCAGCATCCTGAGCACCCGCTGCTCAGAGACGTATGAGACCAGAGCGGCTCTGCTCAGCATGTTCGGTGTGCCGCTCTGGTACTTCTCTCAGTCTCCTCGTACTGTCATCCAG CCTGATGTTCATCCTGGAAACTGCTGGGCTTTCAGAGGCTCCACGGGCTTCCTGGTGATCCGGCTTTCTATGAGCATTCTTCCCACTGCCTTCACGCTGGAGCACATCCCCAAAGCTCTGACGCCCGGTGGGATGCTGCTCAGCGCCCCCCGACACTTCAGTGTTTAT gGGCTGACGGCGGAGAATCAGGAGCACGGTCGGCTGCTTGGCACCTTCACCTACAGGGAGGATGGAGAAGCTTTGCAGACGTTCCTCGTTACA
- the LOC101161013 gene encoding SUN domain-containing protein 1 isoform X4, with product MSRRSLPLNESLLDGALTSGLNVGRGRSWSRLQRSAPVQRHSASCSESLLLGSPRRHTRQPVHNSSLHSMVTDTSLMSSLLEESSIQDSTMINTMWGLDQDGDPTENSMSEETCSRQRTQRCSKLFCRECISQPAARPCPTAATLHPEPSAVCQDRNRGSCTGNDCKKKQLSQMLAPSSYSPSSSSWSSLAVCVLGLVYNTAVRSAHQCRGLCRRWSQLTSRLHLTQFSLTLSWVLLPLLLLLSLGWFCFASFHLLLTSVNISAWTTAVSNTQDSSLSNSFFASQSWSAGDACEEPKEAEEEQLLEGPAESPAQKLSDAERLLHVEQSLAAVWKLVEAKGQRADQLQSKVSWYHSQLQQQPPSQREVELRLKRRLDRELMQLHRKLNEERELRKQQNRLQQQKHTSRLDQLEQQLQTLAYQIQELQATLETSTRNPPSAAVSLGGSSFHDALFAKVSQLEVAVGDIFRDMAHVSKRWDGCQQLDKIQQMISKQVSKLVGEEVRALVSGNQLTYRGDAVTLPEVLLTWLSQQFVSSTHLEAALLSLELSILQNVSLQLQQFEEMVGGAAPPGGGRPVTKEDVQVMLTDALRQFSEDRTGMADYALESAGGSILSTRCSETYETRAALLSMFGVPLWYFSQSPRTVIQPDVHPGNCWAFRGSTGFLVIRLSMSILPTAFTLEHIPKALTPGGMLLSAPRHFSVYGLTAENQEHGRLLGTFTYREDGEALQTFLVTEENKEFFQIIEVQVLSNWGHPDYTCMYRFRVHGTPTKEPGLH from the exons ATGTCCCGCCGCAGCCTGCCGCTAAACGAAAGTCTTCTTGATGGCGCTCTCACAAGCGGCCTAAACGTGGGAAggggaagaagctggagcag GCTTCAGAGGTCTGCACCTGTTCAGCGTCACTCTGCTTCGTGCTCCGAGTCGCTCCTCCTTGGCTCTCCTCGAAGGCACACACGGCAGCCGGTCCACAACAGCAGCCTCCACAGCATGGTGACCGACACCTCTCTGATGTCCTCCCTCCTGGAGGAGTCCTCCATCCAAGACAGCACCATGATCAACACCATGTGGG GTCTGGACCAGGATGGGGATCCCACAG AGAATTCCATGTCGGAGGAGACCTGCAGCAGACAGCGGACTCAGCGGTGCAGCAAGCTTTTCTGCAGAGAATGCATCTCTCAGCCTGCAGCCAGGCCCTGCCCAACGGCTGCTACTCTACATCCAGAACCTTCCGCCGTCTGCCAGGACAGAAACCGGGGAAGCTGCACAG GTAACGACTGTAAGAAGAAGCAGCTCTCACAGATGCTAGCTCCTTCCTCCTACTCACCCTCCTCTTCCAGCTGGTCCTCcctggcagtgtgtgtgttgggcCTCGTGTACAACACCGCCGTTCGTTCAG CTCACCAGTGCAGAGGGCTCTGCAGACGATGGAGCCAGCTGACCTCCAGGCTCCACCTCACTCA GTTTTCTTTGACACTGTCCTGGGTtctgctgcctctgctgctTCTCCTCA gtcTGGGGTGGTTCTGTTTTGCCAGTTTCCACTTACTCCTCACATCTGTGAACATCTCGGCGTGGACGACGGCGGTGTCAAACACCCAGGATTCGTCCCTCTCCAACAGCTTCTTTGCCTCTCAGAGCTGGTCAGCAGGAGACGCCTGTGAGGAGCCGAAGGAGGCTGAAGAGGAGCAGCTGCTAGAAGGACCTGCAGAAAGTCCGGCTCAG AAGCTGTCTGACGCTGAGCGGCTCCTCCATGTGGAGCAGAGCCTGGCCGCTGTGTGGAAGCTGGTGGAAGCCAAAGGCCAGCGGGCAGACCAGCTACAAAGCAAGGTTAGCTGGTACCACtcccagctgcagcagcaacccCCCTCCCAGAGAGAGGTTGAGCTCCGGCTCAAACGGCGGCTGGACCGGGAGCTGATGCAGCTGCACAGGAAGCTGAATGAAGAGCGAGAGCTGAGGAAGCAG CAGAATCgcctacagcagcagaagcacaCGTCCCGTCTGGAccagctggagcagcagctgcagacgcTGGCCTACCAAATCCAG GAGCTGCAGGCTACACTAGAAACTTCCACCAGAAACCCACCCTCTGCTGCTGTCAG TCTAGGGGGCTCGTCCTTCCATGATGCCTTATTTGCCAAGGTTTCTCAGTTGGAGGTGGCTGTAGGGGACATTTTCCGGGACATGGCACATGTGTCCAAACGTTGGGATGGCTGCCAACAGCTGGACAAGATCCAGCAGATG ATTTCAAAGCAGGTTTCTAAGCTGGTTGGAGAGGAGGTCCGGGCTCTGGTTTCTGGTAACCAGCTGACGTATAGGGGCGATGCTGTGACCCTCCCAGAGGTGCTGCTCACGTGGTTGTCCCAGCAGTTTGTCAGCAGCACCCATCTTGAAGCGGCGCTGCTGTCTCTGGAGCTCAGCATTCTGCAGAACGtcagcctgcagctgcagcagtttGAGGAGATGGTGGGCGGAGCTGCTCCTCCGGGTGGAGGACGCCCTGTGACCAAGGAG GATGTCCAGGTGATGCTGACAGACGCTCTGCGACAGTTTTCCGAGGATCGGACCGGCATGGCAGACTACGCTTTAGAATCTGCAG GGGGCAGCATCCTGAGCACCCGCTGCTCAGAGACGTATGAGACCAGAGCGGCTCTGCTCAGCATGTTCGGTGTGCCGCTCTGGTACTTCTCTCAGTCTCCTCGTACTGTCATCCAG CCTGATGTTCATCCTGGAAACTGCTGGGCTTTCAGAGGCTCCACGGGCTTCCTGGTGATCCGGCTTTCTATGAGCATTCTTCCCACTGCCTTCACGCTGGAGCACATCCCCAAAGCTCTGACGCCCGGTGGGATGCTGCTCAGCGCCCCCCGACACTTCAGTGTTTAT gGGCTGACGGCGGAGAATCAGGAGCACGGTCGGCTGCTTGGCACCTTCACCTACAGGGAGGATGGAGAAGCTTTGCAGACGTTCCTCGTTACA